A window of Leclercia adecarboxylata contains these coding sequences:
- the degQ gene encoding serine endoprotease DegQ: MNKKNQLLSALALSIGLSLSASYPLAAALPTQVPGQAALPSLAPMLEKVLPAVVSVQVEGTAVQSQRIPEELKKYFGDEAPDQAQPFEGLGSGVVIDAAKGYVLTNNHVISHADKISVLMNDGREFDAKLIGGDDQSDIALLQLQNPTGLTQIAIADSDKLRVGDFAVAVGNPFGLGQTATSGIVSALGRSGLNLEGLENFIQTDASINRGNSGGALLNLNGELIGINTAILAPGGGSVGIGFAIPSNMARTLAQQLIEFGEVKRGLLGIKGTEMSADIAKAFNLNVQRGAFVSEVLPNSGSAKAGVKSGDVIVSLNDKPLSSFAELRSRIATTEPGATVKLGILRDGKPLDLQVTLDKSTSSSASAEMIAPALQGATLSDGQLKDGTKGITLDSVEKSSPAAQAGLHENDVIIGVNRVRVQSIAEMRKVLESKPGVIALQIVRGNDTLYILLR; encoded by the coding sequence ATGAACAAAAAAAATCAGCTGTTGAGCGCGTTAGCATTGAGTATCGGGTTATCCCTGTCAGCCTCTTATCCGCTGGCCGCCGCACTCCCTACGCAGGTTCCGGGTCAGGCAGCGCTGCCGAGCCTGGCGCCGATGCTGGAAAAAGTCCTTCCCGCCGTAGTGAGCGTGCAGGTCGAAGGCACCGCCGTGCAGAGCCAGCGCATTCCGGAAGAGCTGAAAAAGTATTTTGGTGATGAAGCCCCTGACCAGGCGCAGCCTTTTGAAGGGCTGGGCTCGGGCGTGGTGATTGACGCCGCGAAGGGCTATGTCCTGACCAATAATCACGTCATCAGCCATGCCGATAAAATCAGCGTGCTGATGAATGATGGCCGGGAGTTCGATGCGAAATTGATCGGCGGTGACGATCAGAGCGACATCGCCCTGCTGCAGCTGCAGAACCCCACCGGCCTGACGCAAATTGCTATTGCTGACTCCGATAAACTGCGCGTGGGTGATTTCGCGGTGGCGGTGGGTAACCCCTTCGGCCTGGGCCAGACGGCCACCTCCGGCATCGTCTCTGCCCTGGGCCGCAGTGGTCTGAATCTCGAAGGGCTGGAGAACTTTATCCAGACCGACGCCTCCATTAACCGGGGTAACTCCGGCGGCGCGCTGCTGAATCTCAACGGCGAGCTGATTGGTATTAACACCGCTATTCTCGCCCCGGGCGGCGGCAGCGTCGGGATTGGCTTTGCCATCCCCAGCAATATGGCCCGCACCCTGGCACAGCAGCTGATTGAGTTTGGCGAAGTGAAACGCGGCCTGCTGGGCATTAAAGGCACGGAAATGAGCGCGGATATCGCAAAAGCCTTCAACCTGAACGTGCAGCGCGGTGCCTTTGTCAGCGAAGTGTTGCCGAATTCCGGCTCTGCAAAAGCGGGCGTGAAATCCGGGGACGTCATCGTCAGTCTGAACGATAAACCGTTGAGCAGCTTTGCCGAGCTGCGCTCGCGCATTGCCACCACAGAGCCTGGCGCCACGGTTAAGCTCGGCATTTTGCGTGACGGAAAACCGTTGGATCTGCAGGTCACGCTGGATAAAAGCACCTCGTCCTCGGCCAGCGCAGAGATGATTGCGCCTGCGCTTCAGGGGGCGACCTTGAGTGACGGGCAGTTAAAAGACGGCACCAAAGGTATCACTCTTGATAGCGTTGAAAAGAGCAGCCCTGCCGCGCAGGCGGGTCTGCATGAGAATGATGTAATTATCGGGGTTAACCGCGTTCGCGTGCAGTCTATCGCCGAAATGCGCAAAGTGCTGGAAAGTAAACCCGGCGTAATTGCCCTGCAGATCGTGCGCGGCAACGACACGCTCTACATTCTGCTGCGCTAA
- the degS gene encoding outer membrane-stress sensor serine endopeptidase DegS: protein MVLKLIRSVAIGLVVGGLLLAAMPSLRQFNQLAAPQFDSADETPASYNQAVRRAAPAVVNVYNRGLNSTSHNQLEIRTLGSGVIMDERGYIITNKHVINDADQIIVALQDGRVFEALLVGSDSLTDLAVLKINATGGLPVIPINRKRTPHIGDVVLAIGNPYNLGQTITQGIISATGRIGLNPSGRQNFLQTDASINHGNSGGALVNSLGELMGINTLSFDKSNDGETPEGIGFAIPFQLANKIMDKLIRDGRVIRGYIGIGGREIAPLHAQGGGIDQIQGIVVNEVTAGGPAAEAGIKVNDVIVSVNGKPALSALETMDQVAEIRPGSIIPVEVMRDDKKLTLQVTIQEYPATN from the coding sequence ATGGTTTTGAAGCTAATTCGTTCGGTCGCCATCGGCCTGGTTGTAGGTGGCCTGTTACTGGCCGCAATGCCCTCTTTACGTCAGTTCAATCAGCTGGCTGCGCCGCAGTTCGACAGCGCTGATGAAACACCTGCCAGCTACAATCAGGCAGTACGCCGTGCCGCTCCTGCGGTGGTTAACGTCTATAACCGCGGGCTGAACAGCACCAGCCATAATCAGCTGGAGATCCGCACCCTCGGCTCCGGGGTGATCATGGATGAACGCGGCTACATTATTACCAACAAACATGTTATCAACGATGCCGATCAGATCATCGTTGCGCTGCAGGATGGCCGCGTCTTTGAAGCCCTGCTTGTTGGCTCGGACAGCCTGACGGATCTGGCGGTTCTCAAGATTAACGCCACGGGCGGCCTGCCGGTAATCCCCATCAATCGTAAACGGACGCCGCATATCGGCGACGTAGTCCTGGCCATTGGTAACCCCTACAACCTTGGGCAAACCATTACCCAGGGGATTATCAGCGCCACCGGGCGTATCGGCCTGAACCCGTCCGGACGACAGAACTTCCTGCAAACCGATGCCTCCATCAACCACGGCAACTCCGGCGGCGCGCTGGTGAACTCGCTGGGCGAGCTGATGGGCATCAACACCCTGTCGTTTGATAAAAGCAACGACGGCGAAACCCCCGAGGGTATCGGCTTCGCGATCCCGTTCCAGCTGGCCAACAAGATTATGGACAAGCTGATTCGCGACGGGCGTGTGATCCGCGGCTACATTGGCATCGGCGGGCGTGAGATTGCTCCACTGCATGCACAGGGTGGCGGCATCGATCAGATTCAGGGGATCGTGGTTAACGAAGTCACCGCGGGCGGCCCGGCGGCGGAAGCAGGTATTAAGGTCAACGATGTAATCGTCTCGGTGAACGGTAAACCGGCGCTGTCAGCGCTGGAAACCATGGACCAGGTGGCGGAGATCAGACCTGGCTCTATCATCCCGGTGGAAGTGATGCGTGATGATAAGAAACTGACCCTGCAGGTGACCATTCAGGAATACCCGGCCACCAACTGA
- the mdh gene encoding malate dehydrogenase yields the protein MKVAVLGAAGGIGQALALLLKTQLPAGSELSLYDIAPVTPGVAVDLSHIPTAVKIKGFSGEDARPALEGADVVLISAGVARKPGMDRSDLFNVNAGIVKNLIQQVATTCPKACIGIITNPVNTTVAIAAEVLKKAGVYDKNKLFGVTTLDIIRSNTFVAELKGKQPTELEVPVIGGHSGVTILPLLSQIPGVSFTEQEVADLTKRIQNAGTEVVEAKAGGGSATLSMGQAAARFGLSLVRALQGEQGVVECAYVEGDGEHARFFSQPLLLGKNGIEERKSIGTLSAFEQQAMAGMLETLKNDIVLGEEFVNK from the coding sequence ATGAAAGTCGCAGTCCTCGGCGCTGCTGGCGGTATCGGCCAGGCGCTTGCCCTACTACTGAAAACTCAGCTGCCTGCAGGCTCAGAACTCTCTCTGTATGATATCGCCCCGGTAACCCCTGGTGTGGCGGTTGACCTCAGCCACATCCCGACGGCTGTTAAAATCAAAGGCTTCTCCGGTGAAGATGCTCGCCCGGCCCTCGAAGGCGCGGACGTGGTGCTGATCTCCGCAGGCGTAGCGCGTAAGCCAGGTATGGATCGTTCCGACCTGTTCAACGTGAACGCGGGTATCGTTAAGAACCTGATTCAACAGGTAGCGACAACCTGTCCGAAAGCGTGCATTGGTATCATCACTAACCCGGTTAACACGACTGTTGCTATCGCAGCAGAAGTGCTGAAAAAAGCGGGCGTGTATGACAAGAACAAACTGTTTGGCGTGACCACGCTGGACATCATCCGCTCCAACACCTTTGTTGCGGAACTGAAAGGCAAGCAGCCAACCGAACTCGAGGTTCCGGTTATCGGCGGCCACTCTGGCGTGACCATTCTGCCACTGCTGTCCCAGATCCCAGGCGTGAGCTTCACCGAGCAGGAAGTGGCTGATCTGACCAAACGTATCCAGAACGCTGGCACCGAAGTGGTGGAAGCGAAGGCGGGTGGCGGTTCTGCAACCCTGTCTATGGGCCAGGCTGCGGCACGTTTCGGTCTGTCTCTGGTACGTGCCCTGCAGGGCGAGCAAGGCGTGGTGGAATGCGCTTACGTTGAAGGTGACGGCGAGCACGCACGTTTCTTCTCTCAGCCGCTGCTGCTGGGTAAAAACGGTATCGAAGAGCGTAAATCTATCGGCACCCTGAGCGCGTTTGAGCAGCAGGCGATGGCCGGTATGCTGGAGACCCTGAAGAACGATATCGTTCTGGGCGAAGAGTTCGTTAACAAGTAA
- the argR gene encoding transcriptional regulator ArgR, giving the protein MRISSKQEELVKAFKALLKEEKFSSQGEIVQALQEEGFENINQSKVSRMLTKFGAVRTRNAKMEMVYCLPAELGVPTTSSPLKNLVLDIDYNDAVVVIHTSPGAAQLIARLLDSLGKAEGILGTIAGDDTIFTTPANGFSVKDLYEAILVLFEQEL; this is encoded by the coding sequence ATGCGAATCTCTTCTAAACAAGAAGAATTGGTTAAAGCGTTTAAGGCGCTGCTTAAAGAAGAAAAATTTAGTTCTCAGGGTGAGATTGTCCAGGCCCTGCAGGAAGAGGGTTTCGAAAACATCAACCAGTCGAAAGTCTCCCGCATGTTAACCAAATTTGGCGCGGTGCGTACCCGCAACGCCAAAATGGAGATGGTCTACTGTCTGCCTGCCGAACTAGGGGTTCCGACAACCTCGAGCCCGCTGAAGAACCTGGTGCTGGACATCGACTATAACGATGCCGTGGTGGTGATCCACACGAGCCCTGGGGCTGCTCAACTGATTGCGCGCCTGCTCGACTCTTTGGGTAAAGCGGAAGGTATCCTCGGCACCATCGCCGGTGACGATACTATCTTCACGACCCCGGCTAACGGTTTCTCGGTGAAAGACCTCTACGAAGCCATCCTGGTGCTGTTCGAACAAGAACTCTGA
- the yhcN gene encoding peroxide/acid stress response protein YhcN, whose product MKIKTTVATLSILSVLSFGAFAADAINADQAQSRESIGTVSIGAIGTSPMDMNQMLNKKAQEQGASSYRVIEARTGDHWHATAELYK is encoded by the coding sequence ATGAAAATCAAAACTACCGTAGCCACTCTAAGCATTCTGTCAGTTCTGTCTTTCGGTGCTTTTGCCGCCGATGCGATCAACGCCGATCAGGCTCAGTCTCGTGAATCTATCGGTACCGTTTCAATCGGTGCAATCGGTACTTCGCCGATGGACATGAACCAGATGCTGAACAAAAAAGCACAAGAGCAGGGTGCCTCTTCCTACCGCGTGATCGAAGCGCGTACCGGTGACCACTGGCATGCTACTGCTGAGCTGTACAAATAA
- the yhcN gene encoding peroxide/acid stress response protein YhcN, with protein sequence MNTKLIIAAGLASVLSFGASAAVHQVNAEQAQGLQSLGSVGVTEVAGSPMDVRQALAAKAEKAGASSYRITELNTGDHWHATAELYK encoded by the coding sequence ATGAACACTAAATTAATCATCGCCGCAGGTTTAGCTTCCGTTCTCTCATTTGGTGCCAGCGCGGCTGTGCATCAGGTTAACGCGGAACAGGCACAAGGCCTGCAATCCCTCGGTAGCGTAGGCGTTACCGAAGTTGCTGGTTCGCCAATGGACGTGCGCCAGGCCCTGGCAGCAAAAGCGGAAAAAGCGGGTGCCAGTAGCTATCGCATTACCGAACTGAATACAGGCGACCACTGGCATGCCACGGCCGAGCTGTACAAATAA
- a CDS encoding barstar family protein, which translates to MNIYTFDFDEIDSQEDFYREFSRTFGMAQESVTDLDSLWEIVTSSQLPLPLEIEFIHLPEKLRRRFGALILLFDEAEEELEGQIRFNVR; encoded by the coding sequence ATGAATATCTATACGTTTGATTTTGACGAAATCGACAGTCAGGAAGACTTCTACCGTGAATTTTCACGAACCTTTGGTATGGCACAGGAGAGCGTGACGGATCTGGACTCCCTGTGGGAAATCGTGACCAGCAGCCAGTTGCCGCTACCGCTTGAAATCGAATTTATCCATTTGCCGGAGAAGCTGCGCAGGCGTTTTGGCGCGCTGATCCTGCTGTTTGATGAGGCGGAAGAGGAGCTGGAAGGGCAGATTCGCTTTAACGTACGTTAG
- a CDS encoding NAD-dependent succinate-semialdehyde dehydrogenase, whose protein sequence is MATQALQDSALFQTGYLVDGVWKTLDTTFDVLNPSTGAVIAQVAKAGKTETEEAIAAASRAFPAWRARTAKERSAILYRWYELIIENKQWLGQLMTTEQGKPLKEAEGEVEYAASFIQWFAEEAKRANGEIIPPVKPGSRILATREPVGVVAAITPWNFPMAMLTRKLGPALAAGCTGVIKPANNTPLSAFALLTLAKKAGVPDGVLNAVAGNTAEISDAIMSSPEVRKISFTGSTAVGKTLMRNAAGTMKKVSMELGGNAPYIVFDDADIDAAVKGAIANKFRNAGQVCVSVNRFYIQESVYDEFVSKLAAAVNDLKVGDGLEEGTVVGPLIEAAAVKKVREHVEDAVAKGARVLAGGKAHSLGGNFWQPTVLGDCHEGMALASEETFGPVAACFRFTSEEEVIQRANNTPYGLAAYFYTQNLQRVFRVSQAIESGMIGINECAVSTELGPFGGVKESGLGREGSVLGLEEFLEVKTLHIGGL, encoded by the coding sequence ATGGCTACCCAGGCTCTTCAGGACAGTGCGCTATTTCAGACCGGATATTTAGTCGATGGCGTATGGAAAACGCTCGATACAACATTCGATGTACTTAATCCGTCTACCGGGGCTGTGATCGCTCAGGTGGCAAAAGCAGGTAAAACAGAGACCGAAGAGGCCATCGCCGCCGCGAGCCGTGCCTTCCCGGCCTGGCGTGCCAGAACCGCAAAAGAGCGTTCGGCCATACTCTACCGCTGGTATGAACTCATCATTGAAAACAAGCAGTGGCTTGGCCAACTGATGACCACCGAGCAGGGCAAACCGCTGAAAGAGGCGGAAGGGGAAGTGGAGTACGCGGCGAGCTTTATCCAGTGGTTTGCCGAGGAGGCCAAACGCGCTAACGGCGAAATCATCCCACCCGTTAAACCCGGCTCCCGCATTCTTGCCACCCGCGAACCTGTTGGCGTGGTGGCAGCCATCACTCCGTGGAACTTCCCCATGGCTATGCTGACCCGCAAGCTGGGCCCGGCGCTGGCGGCCGGCTGTACCGGCGTCATAAAACCGGCCAATAACACGCCGCTGAGTGCTTTTGCGCTGCTGACGCTGGCTAAAAAAGCGGGCGTACCGGACGGCGTGCTTAACGCCGTCGCGGGCAATACCGCTGAGATTAGCGACGCGATCATGTCCAGCCCTGAGGTGCGCAAAATCTCCTTTACCGGTTCGACGGCGGTCGGCAAAACCCTGATGCGCAACGCTGCCGGGACCATGAAAAAAGTCTCGATGGAGTTGGGCGGTAACGCGCCGTATATCGTCTTTGACGACGCCGATATTGATGCCGCGGTGAAAGGGGCCATTGCCAACAAATTCCGCAATGCGGGTCAGGTTTGCGTCAGCGTTAACCGTTTCTATATTCAGGAATCGGTGTACGACGAGTTCGTCAGCAAACTCGCCGCGGCCGTTAACGACTTAAAAGTGGGGGATGGTCTGGAAGAGGGCACCGTTGTCGGGCCGCTGATTGAAGCTGCCGCGGTAAAAAAAGTGCGCGAGCACGTTGAGGATGCGGTTGCTAAAGGGGCCAGAGTACTGGCGGGCGGCAAGGCTCATTCCTTGGGGGGAAATTTCTGGCAGCCGACGGTACTGGGGGATTGTCATGAAGGGATGGCGCTTGCCAGCGAAGAGACCTTCGGACCCGTGGCGGCCTGCTTCCGCTTTACCTCGGAAGAGGAGGTCATTCAGCGCGCCAACAATACGCCATATGGCCTGGCCGCCTATTTCTATACTCAGAATCTGCAGCGGGTGTTCCGCGTTTCTCAGGCCATTGAGAGCGGCATGATTGGGATTAACGAATGCGCCGTTTCCACAGAACTGGGGCCTTTTGGCGGGGTGAAAGAGTCGGGGCTGGGCCGCGAAGGGTCAGTACTGGGACTGGAGGAGTTCCTGGAAGTGAAAACCCTGCATATCGGGGGATTATAA
- the aaeB gene encoding p-hydroxybenzoic acid efflux pump subunit AaeB → MGIFSIANQHLRFAVKLAFAIVLALFVGFHFQLETPRWAVLTAAIVAAGPAFAAGGEPYSGAIRYRGMLRIVGTFIGCIAALTIVILMIRTPLLMLMVCCIWAGFCTWISSLVRVENSYAWGLSGYTALIIIITIQTNPLLAPQFAVERCSEIVMGIVCAIVADLLFSPRSIKQEVDRELDALIVAQYQLMQLCIKHGDSEEVDNAWSALVRRTTALEGMRSNLNMESSRWSRANRRLKALNTVSLTLITQACETYLIQNTRPEAITDTFREQFATPVTTVQDVHKQLKRMRRVIAWTGERDTPVTIYTWVGAATRYLLLKRGVIGNTKISATEEEVLQGEVVVKAESAERHHAMVNFWRTTLACMLGTLFWLWTGWTSGSGAMVMIAVVTSLAMRLPNPRMVALDFLYGTLAALPLGAFYFLVILPSTQQSMLLLCISLAVMAFFIGIEVQKRRLGSLGALASTINILVLDNPMTFHFSQFLDSALGQIVGCFMAMMVILLVRDNSQARTGRVLLNQFVSAAVSAMTTNTARRKENHLPALYQQLFLLLTKFPGDIAKFRLALTLIIAHQRLRNAPIPVNDDLSAFHRQLRRTADHVISASSDDKRRRYFTQLLGELEIYQEKLRIWEAPRQVTEPVQRLVGMLHRYQNALTDS, encoded by the coding sequence ATGGGTATTTTCTCCATCGCCAACCAGCACCTGCGCTTCGCGGTTAAGCTGGCCTTCGCCATCGTGCTGGCGCTGTTTGTCGGCTTCCACTTTCAGCTGGAAACGCCCCGCTGGGCGGTGCTGACGGCGGCGATTGTCGCTGCTGGCCCGGCGTTTGCGGCGGGCGGTGAACCCTACTCCGGCGCCATTCGCTATCGCGGGATGCTGCGTATCGTCGGCACCTTCATCGGCTGTATCGCCGCGCTGACTATCGTTATCCTGATGATCCGCACTCCGCTGCTGATGCTGATGGTGTGCTGTATCTGGGCCGGTTTTTGTACCTGGATCTCCTCCCTGGTGCGGGTGGAGAATTCCTACGCCTGGGGGCTTTCCGGCTATACGGCGTTAATCATTATTATCACCATCCAGACTAACCCCCTGCTGGCACCGCAGTTTGCCGTGGAACGTTGCAGTGAGATCGTCATGGGGATCGTCTGTGCGATCGTGGCGGATCTACTGTTCTCCCCGCGCTCGATCAAACAGGAAGTGGATCGTGAGCTGGATGCGCTGATCGTCGCCCAGTATCAGCTGATGCAGCTGTGCATTAAGCACGGCGACAGTGAAGAGGTGGATAACGCCTGGAGCGCGCTGGTGCGTCGTACCACCGCCCTGGAAGGGATGCGCAGCAACCTTAATATGGAGTCGTCCCGCTGGTCGCGGGCTAACCGCCGCCTGAAGGCGCTCAATACCGTCTCCCTGACGCTGATCACTCAGGCCTGTGAAACCTACCTGATCCAGAACACCCGTCCCGAGGCGATCACCGATACCTTCCGGGAGCAGTTTGCCACACCCGTTACTACCGTTCAGGATGTGCATAAACAGCTGAAACGTATGCGTCGGGTGATTGCCTGGACCGGTGAACGCGATACGCCGGTGACCATTTACACCTGGGTCGGGGCGGCGACGCGCTACCTGTTGCTCAAACGCGGAGTGATAGGCAATACCAAAATCAGCGCCACCGAAGAGGAGGTGCTGCAGGGCGAAGTGGTGGTCAAGGCCGAGTCGGCGGAACGTCATCATGCGATGGTGAACTTCTGGCGCACCACGCTCGCCTGTATGCTCGGGACGCTGTTCTGGCTATGGACCGGCTGGACCTCCGGCAGCGGCGCGATGGTGATGATTGCGGTGGTCACTTCTCTGGCGATGCGTCTGCCCAATCCCCGGATGGTGGCGCTCGATTTTCTGTACGGCACCCTGGCAGCGCTGCCGCTTGGCGCCTTCTATTTCCTGGTGATCCTCCCGTCCACCCAGCAAAGCATGCTGCTGCTCTGTATCAGCCTTGCCGTCATGGCCTTCTTTATTGGTATCGAGGTGCAGAAGCGACGCCTGGGTTCGCTGGGGGCGCTGGCCAGTACCATCAATATTCTGGTGCTGGATAACCCGATGACCTTCCACTTCAGCCAGTTTCTCGACAGCGCGCTGGGGCAGATTGTCGGCTGCTTCATGGCGATGATGGTGATCCTGCTGGTGCGCGATAATTCACAGGCCCGAACCGGACGCGTGCTGTTAAACCAGTTTGTCTCTGCTGCCGTCTCGGCGATGACCACCAATACCGCCCGGCGTAAAGAGAATCACCTGCCTGCGCTCTATCAGCAGCTCTTTTTATTGCTGACCAAGTTCCCGGGAGATATCGCTAAGTTCCGCCTGGCCCTGACGCTGATCATCGCTCACCAGCGTCTGCGTAATGCGCCGATACCGGTGAATGATGACCTCTCGGCGTTCCACCGCCAGCTGCGGCGTACTGCGGATCATGTGATCTCTGCTTCCAGCGACGACAAGCGCCGACGCTACTTTACGCAACTGCTGGGGGAGCTGGAGATCTACCAGGAAAAACTGCGCATCTGGGAGGCACCGCGCCAGGTGACCGAACCGGTGCAGCGGCTGGTGGGCATGCTGCATCGTTACCAGAATGCCCTGACCGACAGCTGA
- the aaeA gene encoding p-hydroxybenzoic acid efflux pump subunit AaeA, whose amino-acid sequence MKTLTRKISRTAITLALVILAFIAIFRAWVYYTESPWTRDARFSADIVAIAPDVAGLITAVNVHDNQLVKKDQVLFTIDQPRYQKALEQAEADVSYYQALAAEKRREAGRRNKLGVQAMSREEIDQSNNVLQTVLHQQAKAEATRDLAKLDLERTVIRAPSDGWVTNLNVYTGEFITRGSTAVALVKQHSFYVLAYMEETKLENVRPGYRAEITPLGSNRVLKGTVDSVSAGVTNSSATRDSKGMATVDSNLEWVRLAQRVPVRIRLDEQQGDLWPAGTTATVVITGEKDRDASHDSLFRKIAHRLREFG is encoded by the coding sequence GTGAAAACGCTAACAAGAAAAATCTCCCGTACCGCCATTACGCTGGCACTCGTCATCCTCGCGTTCATCGCTATTTTCCGCGCGTGGGTCTATTACACCGAGTCGCCGTGGACCCGTGATGCACGCTTTAGCGCCGACATCGTGGCCATCGCCCCGGACGTGGCGGGGCTCATCACCGCCGTTAACGTGCACGACAACCAGCTGGTCAAAAAGGATCAGGTGCTGTTCACCATCGACCAGCCTCGTTACCAGAAAGCGCTGGAACAGGCCGAAGCGGATGTCTCCTACTACCAGGCGCTGGCGGCGGAAAAACGTCGTGAAGCCGGACGCCGTAATAAACTGGGCGTGCAGGCGATGTCCCGGGAGGAGATAGACCAGTCCAATAACGTGCTGCAAACCGTTCTGCATCAACAGGCGAAGGCCGAAGCGACCCGCGATCTGGCGAAGCTCGATCTCGAGCGTACCGTCATCCGCGCGCCGTCCGACGGCTGGGTGACCAACCTTAACGTCTATACCGGCGAATTTATTACCCGCGGCTCTACCGCCGTGGCGCTGGTCAAACAGCACTCCTTCTACGTGCTCGCCTATATGGAAGAGACCAAGCTGGAAAACGTCCGCCCAGGTTACCGGGCGGAGATCACCCCCCTTGGCAGTAACCGTGTGCTGAAGGGCACCGTCGACAGCGTGTCGGCAGGGGTGACCAACTCCAGCGCCACCCGCGACAGCAAAGGGATGGCGACGGTCGATTCCAATCTGGAGTGGGTGCGCCTGGCCCAGCGTGTGCCGGTACGCATTCGTCTGGATGAACAGCAGGGCGACCTGTGGCCTGCAGGAACAACGGCAACGGTAGTGATCACCGGTGAGAAAGACCGGGATGCCAGCCACGACTCGCTGTTCCGCAAAATTGCCCACCGCCTGCGTGAGTTTGGTTAA
- the aaeX gene encoding p-hydroxybenzoic acid efflux pump operon protein AaeX, translated as MSLFPVIVVFGLSFPPIFFELLLSLAIFWLVRKVLAPTGIYDFVWHPALFNSALYCCLFYLVSRLFV; from the coding sequence ATGAGTCTGTTTCCCGTTATCGTGGTGTTCGGATTGTCGTTCCCACCGATATTCTTCGAACTACTTTTATCACTGGCGATTTTTTGGCTGGTGCGAAAGGTGCTGGCTCCAACCGGGATCTATGATTTCGTCTGGCACCCTGCATTGTTCAATTCCGCGCTGTATTGCTGCCTGTTCTATCTGGTATCGCGCCTGTTTGTTTGA
- the aaeR gene encoding HTH-type transcriptional activator AaeR, giving the protein MERLKRMSVFAKVVELGSFTAAARQLQMSVSSISQTVAKLEDDLQVKLLNRSTRSLGLTEAGKIYYQGCRRMLYEAQSVHEQLYAFNNTPIGTLRIGCSSTMAQNVLAEMTADMLQEYPGLTVNLVTGIPAPDLIADGLDVVIRVGALQDSSLFSRRLGSMPMVVCASKKYLARAGIPEKPADLSNHAWLEYSVRPDNEFELVAPEGLSTKLLPQGRFVTNDPMTISRWLVAGAGIAYVPLMWVINEINSGELEILFPRYQSDPRPVYAVYTEKDKLPLKVQVCINYLTDYFVKVAALFQEMRGRKE; this is encoded by the coding sequence ATGGAACGTCTTAAACGGATGTCAGTTTTTGCCAAAGTCGTTGAGCTGGGCTCTTTTACCGCCGCGGCCAGGCAACTTCAGATGAGCGTCTCGTCGATCAGCCAGACCGTTGCCAAACTGGAAGATGACCTCCAGGTGAAGCTGCTCAACCGCAGCACCCGCAGCCTCGGCCTGACGGAAGCCGGCAAAATTTATTATCAGGGCTGTCGGCGCATGTTGTATGAAGCCCAGTCGGTGCATGAGCAACTCTACGCCTTCAACAACACCCCCATCGGCACGCTGCGTATCGGCTGTTCTTCAACTATGGCACAAAATGTCCTGGCCGAAATGACCGCGGATATGTTGCAGGAGTATCCGGGGCTGACGGTGAATCTGGTCACCGGTATCCCCGCCCCGGATCTGATTGCCGATGGGCTGGACGTGGTGATCCGCGTGGGCGCCCTGCAGGACTCCAGCCTCTTTTCGCGTCGTCTGGGCAGTATGCCAATGGTGGTGTGCGCGTCCAAAAAGTACCTCGCCAGAGCGGGGATCCCGGAAAAACCGGCAGACCTCAGCAATCACGCCTGGCTTGAGTACAGCGTGCGCCCGGACAACGAGTTCGAGCTGGTCGCGCCAGAGGGGCTCTCGACAAAACTGCTGCCCCAGGGGCGCTTTGTGACCAACGATCCGATGACCATCTCCCGCTGGCTGGTGGCGGGCGCCGGGATCGCCTATGTGCCGTTGATGTGGGTGATCAACGAGATCAACAGCGGTGAGCTGGAGATCCTCTTCCCGCGTTATCAGTCGGATCCACGTCCGGTGTATGCGGTCTATACCGAAAAGGACAAGCTGCCGCTGAAGGTGCAGGTGTGCATTAACTATCTGACGGACTATTTTGTGAAGGTGGCGGCGCTGTTTCAGGAGATGCGGGGAAGGAAAGAGTGA